The genomic window AGTTGATGGTGGCTTAATGCACTGCGCTGTGCCATTCTTAGTTGATAGTGGCTTATTGCACTGCGCTGTGCTATTCTTAGTTGATAGTGGCTTATTGCACTGCGCTGTGCCATTCTAAGTTGATGGTGGATTAATGCACTGCGCTGTGCTATTCTTAGTTGATAGTAGCTTATTGCACTGCGCTGTGCTATTCTTAGTTGATGGTGGCTTAATGCACTGCGCTGTGCCATTCTTAAATGATGGTGGCTTATTGCACTGCGCTGTGCCATTGCTAGGCGATGGTGATTTAAAATAAACCATAGAGatgtgttatgtttggattaaaataaGCTCAGGGTGTTGAAGAGAATAGAGAAACGTGCATTTTACAATGAAGCGCTTTGCACCACTGCagtatactggcttgtcactttctgcacACTTTTTTATGAACACGTTTAGCGCTTAGCCTTTCTTGGCGCATGGCTGCGGGGAACACAGCTATAATGTTTTGTTGAAAAAGAATGCAGTCTGTTAATTTTATTCTGGGATTTCGATAGATTGAACAAATGTGGTAAATTCGCGTAGATAATGTggtcaaaataaaaatattcgTTGAATGGAAACCTTGCTTTAAACATTTGACTTCTGAGCTCCCTTCAGCCCACTAATCGATAGGAGAAAAGTAACTTCATATTGGAAGGCGAGAGATTATGACGTCCACTTGCGACTGCTTGTGGCTGCAATGAGAACGTACAGAACCATTGATTAGTAAAAGTAACATGAGCTGTGAAGCAACGGACCTTTGTGCAAACACAGACACCTTCGCCAGCTAGAAGACAACAGTCATCACAATGACGGCAGACCTCAGTTCAACAGTTTTGGTGACGCCATGTCTAATGCTGATGACGTTCACAATGTCGGCAGAGGAACAAGTAGGTCATACGGCgatttgactgactgactgactgactgactgactgactgactgactgactgactgactaattgatttgtgtgtgtgtgtgtgtgtatgtatgtatgtatgtatgtatgtatgtatgtatgtatgtatgtatgtatgtatgtatgtatgtatgtatgtacgtacgTACATATgaacgtatgtatgtatgtatgtatgtatgtatgtatgtatgtatgtatgtatgtgtgtgtgtatttatgtatgtatgtatgtatgtatgtatgtatgtatgtatgtatgtatatatgtatatatgtatgtatgtatgtatgtatgtatgtatgtatgtatgtatgtatgtatgtatgtatttatttatatatgtatgtatgtatgtatgtatgtatgtatgtatgtatgtatgtatgtatgtatgtatgtatgtatgtatgtatgtatgtatgtatgtatacatttatgtatgtatgtatgtatgtatgtatgtatgtatgtatgtatgtatgtatgtatgtatgtatgtatgtatgtttgtatatatatatgtatgtatgtatgtatgtatgtatgtatgtatgtatgtatgtatgtatgtatgtatgtatgtatgtatgtatgtatgtatgtatgtatgtatgtatgtatgtgcgtgtgcgtgtgtgtttgtgtgtgtgtgtgtgtgtgtgtgtgtgtgtgtgtgtgtgtgtgtgtgtgaaagacatcgagaacatgttctaaaaaTACTTTTGATGGGTCTGTTTTTAGTTCTGCTGATATTTTTGCTATGTATTTTGGTATGTTTTACAGTGCTGCAGACATCATTCATGTAGTGTTGACATTACGCGTGTCACATTCATCAATCGTAATGTATGAATTACAGACTGCGCGTGTTACATTCATCAATCGTAATTATCGCGTGTCAGGGTACATGGGATATTTGCATCTCACCATGCACTCTCTGAACACAtcatttttttcaacaaaaaaattGGACACCACTTTACCTTTAATTTTACAATAACTTTAATTACAAATaatacgaacagacagacattacTCTGGACtattacacatatatatatacacacacaaaatagtgaTACTTAGCTTTAAAGTTCCGTTTGGACAACACAGTCTATTTAAGGTTAGGATCGTTCAGCAATGTCCTGGAGTCACTTCCGTCGTGTAGTCGGTCCTCAGGTTACCCAATGATAGTTTATAACACGGAAGCTAGGAACGTGAAGTCGTTCTAGGTAGAACACCGGAGAACTACAGGGATGGAATGATTCAGTGTGCTGTTTACTTGCTGCAAGTCCTCGATTCACTTCGGTCGTGTAGTCGGCTTTCAGGTTACCCAGTGATAGTTTATACCACGGAAGCTAGGAACGTGAAGTCGTTCCAGGTAGAGCTAGAACACTGGAAAACTACAGGTATGGAATGATTCCATAGTAGACTCAGAGCGTGGACGATTCACAATGAAGTCCATAGCGTTACCACGAAAAACTTTTCCGAAACTTCCCTGGAACTGTTCCCGAAGCTTTCCCGAAACTTTACTGAAACTGCTACGAAGCTGTTACGAAACTTCCCCGAAACTGCTACGAAGCTGCTACGAAACTTCCCCGAAACTGCTACGAAGCTTCCCCGAAACTTTCCTGAAGCTTTCCCGAAACGtctgaaaaacaagaagagcaaacgctcgatcgagtcactttcgcagttctgaatattatatgaggcatcagatggacaggaagaaattgctattcacaacacaatgagtcacgttcacataaaatttgagcccggtcacttttatagtttccgagaaaagcccaacgttaagttgtgtgttgccgaacagaaaaggctagttatctcccttgtttttctgataacgttcgtaaaaggctacagatgtaaatactttgatgtaaagaataatcctacaaagtttcaatcacatccgatgaactttgtcaaagatataaaatgtctaatttttcctttgacgctgacctgtgaccttgaaaaaggtcaaaggtcaacgaaaccatcgttaaagtgtagaggtcattggaggtcacgactaaacaaaatatgagcccgatcgctttgatagtttccgagaaaagatataaaatgtctaatttttcctttgacgctgacctgtgaccttgaaaaaggtcaaaggtcaacgaaaccatcgttaaagtgtagaggtcattggaggtcacgactaaacaaaatatgagcccgatcgctttgatagtttccgagaaaagtccaacgttaaggtggtgtctacggacggccggccggccggccggacagactaacactgaccgattacatagagtcactttttctcaagtgactcaaaaaccatatacagatttgCTAATTCTCTGTTCAACAGAGTAATTCTACGGTCAGGTTACGTCTGTCCAGTTCTGTCTGTTCGTTCACAATGTTCGTCCAATATTAATCAATTAAACATTTTTAATTATGATTTGACAACCAACTTATTTTCGAACATTTCTTTATGAAGAATGGACAGTCAAAATTCTTTCACACACGTTCGCATGCATGCCAACCGTCTTCCATTCGTTCTCTCAGACCAATTAGCGTTTCCCTGCCGATCATGCTGCGAATTATATCTTGATACTCACACAACTACGTATGAAGGTCCGAACAAGATGGCATGTGCATACTTGTTCGTAAAAATACAGTCACGATAAATACAAACACAGGAGACAAACGACATAAACCTCGCTGCTTTCCAAGGTAGAAAAACGATCTTGTTGTTGTGACGCAGCTTCTGTCTGCTTTACGTCAAAACAATGGCGTCGAAAGCATGTCGTCATAATAAAGACGTCACAGTAAGTTAGTCTAGGTACAGGTGCTTGCATTCGCTCTGTATCGGAGTTCCTAATCTGTGACAGTAATGTATGAATTACAGACTGCGCATCGTAATGTATGAATTACAGACTGCGCGTGTTACATTCATCAATCGTAATGTATGAATTACAGACTGCGCGTGTCACATTCATCAATCGTAATGTATGAATTACAGACTGCGCTAGTCACATTCATCAATCGTAGGCCTAATGTCTGTATTGCAGAGTGTGCgtgaaacattttttttttggtctccAGTCTGTCACAATCAGTCACACCCACTGGCGAAGGACGGAACTGAGTGACATTGGGGTCAAGTTTGAAGGTCACAAGGCTGAATATGCCAGCAGCTCCCTGCCGTCCTGCGCACTTCGTTGCCTTAGCAACCAGCCGTGCCTCTCCTTCTCCCTGCACCGCGCCACCCGGCGCTGCTTCGTGTTCCCGTCACGGGTGATGTTCGGGGTGGACATGGTCAGACTACCCGGCTTCACGCACTACTGGAGAGTCTACAGTCAgtttgccacacacacacacacacacacacacacacacacacacacacacacacaagttgagagagagggaaagagagatagaagcAGTAAAGGACGATAAGGAAAGGTAAACACTGAATACATAATAATAGTTAAACAAAGAGAACAAAACTCTACATCTTTGGATgcgtttttattttgtttttgttttagtcgTCATtatattactttattgtcccgtCGCTTGCACATTTGAGTCGCttcttcccagtggaaagctagcagcaacagagttgcgctacccaggtgtaggTCTTTAGGTCAAGGTGTAGACATCCACCTGCACTAAGGGCAGAATGACCGCGGTGTTTTACGTGCCACAGCGGTGACACGTGGGTGGGAtatggatactgtctctgagtctgcacattaaGTTGACCCGTCCCGctccggattcgaacccgtgtcCCTAGGATCACATGTTCAGCgcgctacccactgagctacctaGGATCACATGTTCAGCgcgctacccactgagctacctaGGATCACATGTTCAGCgcgctacccactgagctacctaGGATCACATGTTCAGCgcgctacccactgagctacctaGGATCACATGTTCAGCgcgctacccactgagctacctaGGATCACATGTTCAGCgcgctacccactgagctacctaGGATCACATGTTCAGCgcgctacccactgagctacctaGGATCACATGTTCAGCgcgctacccactgagctacctaGGATCACATGTTCAGCgcgctacccactgagctacctaGGATCACATGTTCAGCgcgctacccactgagctacctaGGATCACATGTTCAGCgcgctacccactgagctacctaGGATCACATGTTCAGCgcgctacccactgagctaccgagTATATTTCTCTTTACATTTAAATAACGCACGTTTATTTGGTGCTGGTCTCACCCAGTGAAACAAaggagagaagaaagaaaacgacAGAGCCGTTACCATGACAATGATCGTTAACACTTTCACGCAGCATCCGATGGGACGCTCCTCTTGATACACACGTACTGCCATGGTAAGCATGTCTTCTCTGTGTCAACAGGTCGCTGGTACACGCATTTACACGACTATTGCTGTAACAAAACCCAGTCATAGGGCCTGCTACCAGTGATACAAGTTTGTTTGCTACACTAGATTGACCCAAAATGCCtgaccggtgtcacgaactcaAAACTCTGCCTgcacaatccttctcattgcggtcaatgcgcatgcactaacatggggagattagtcaggtcgtgaacaacctaaccctaaccctaacccttacccttaccctaaccctaatcctaacccttgCCCttatcctaaccctaaccctaacccatggttcgttcggtcaaagggtcgcattttttaagtccaagattggcgcatgcgcattgaccgcaatgagaaggattgttcagcagaggtttcagttcgtgacaccggtctTTAACTTGCGTGGTGTAGAATTCCTTGAAACATAAAGCTAATGAGCAAAGATACTTGAACTGTTTCCCTCTGTTCCCACAGAGACACTTGAACTGTTTCCCTCTGTTCCCACAAAGACACTTGAACTGTTTCCCTCTGTTCCCACAAAGACACTTGAACTGTTTCCCTCTGTTCACACAGACACTTGAACTGTTTCCCTCTGTTCCCACAAAGACACTTGAACTGTTTCCCTCTGTTCCCACAAAGACACTTGAACTATTTCCCTCTGTTCCCACAAAGACACTTGAACTGTTTCCCTCTGTTCCCACAAAGACACTTGAACTGTTTCCCTCTGTTCACACATAGACACTTGAACTGTTTCCCTCTGTTCACACAAAGACACTTGAACTGTTTGCCTCTGTTCCCACAGGCGAGTGTCCGTCGTCTTCAGGTTATGATTACGTTCCCTCTGCGCATGTCTGCTACCGCCCTGTGACGTCACTGGCCGACCGGAAGTCATGGCTCAACGCCTCGTGGGCATGTGAGGCGGACAGCGGTCATCTGTACATCGCCAGCACACGGCTCAAAATGGACGTCATCAGCAACTTCATCACCGACAGTAGTGAGTGACAAACACGGCACTACTGTTACTTTGACTTATATAGTAGTGAGTGACAAacacggggatatagctcagttggtagcgcgctggatttgtattcagttggccgctgtcagcgcgagttcgatcccaggtttggcggaaatttatttcacagaggcaactttgtgtgcagactctcttcggtgtccgaaccaccccccgtgtatactacattgggtgtgcacgttaaagatcccacgattgacaaaagggtctttcctggcaaaattgcttaggcacagttaataattgtctaccatacccatgtgacttggaataaggccgtgaaaggtaaatatgcgccgacatggctgcaatctactggccgtataaaatttcatctcacacggcatcactgcagagcgcctagaactgtacccacggaatatgcgcgatataagcctcattgattgattgattgatactgtGACTTATACAGTAgtgagttgtttgtttgttcgttcatgggctgaaactcccacggcttttacgtgtatgaccgtttttaccccgccatttaggcagccatacgccgctttcggaggaagcatgctgggtatgttcgtgtttctataacccaccgaactctgacatggattacaggatctttttcgtgcgcacttggtcttgtgcttgcgtgtacacacgggggtgttcggacaccgaggagagtctgcacacaaagttgactctgagaaataaatctctcgccgaacgtggggacgaactcacgctgacagtggccaactggatacacatccagcgcgctaccgactgagctacatccccgccctcagTAGTGAGTGACAAACACGGCATTACTGTTATTGTGACTTATATAGTAGTGAGTGACAAACAGGCCACTACTGTTACTGTGACTTATATAGTAGTGAGTGACAAACACGGCACTACTGTTACTGTGACTTATATAGAAGTGAGTGACAAACACGGCATTACTGTTACTGTGACTTATATAGTAGTGAGTGACAAACACGGCACTAGTGTAATTGTGACTTATATAGTAGTGAGAGACAAACACGGCACTACTGTTATTGTGACTTATATAGTAGTGATTGACAAACACGGCATTACTGTTACTGTGACTTATATAGTAGTGAGTGACAAACACGGCACTACTGTTATTGTGACTTATATAGAAGTG from Littorina saxatilis isolate snail1 linkage group LG4, US_GU_Lsax_2.0, whole genome shotgun sequence includes these protein-coding regions:
- the LOC138963512 gene encoding C-type lectin lectoxin-Enh4-like, which encodes MTADLSSTVLVTPCLMLMTFTMSAEEQSVTISHTHWRRTELSDIGVKFEGHKAEYASSSLPSCALRCLSNQPCLSFSLHRATRRCFVFPSRVMFGVDMVRLPGFTHYWRVYSECPSSSGYDYVPSAHVCYRPVTSLADRKSWLNASWACEADSGHLYIASTRLKMDVISNFITDSNSVNLQFKLGGTDRGEEGWFRWLDGSQVVTWYSGQPDNRDGDQHCMENTRGHPGYTSDGKCATRDRYICQIPLY